One region of Natronorubrum aibiense genomic DNA includes:
- a CDS encoding TlpA family protein disulfide reductase — protein sequence MNRRTLLAATTAATTMTMAGCLDDGGGTEDETGSNEELTTPVDRSPPFDIRTVDAPGSEAGTVRIPQQGRVMLINFTRMFCPTSQGFLADVGDAVVRLRRRDIGILSVIDRSVGPQPSPEELADWWREHDGNWTIGMDKHGLLNDHYEISGFPVAIAIDGTGETHWRTDGPTTANNIASGVEAALEAQSRAE from the coding sequence ATGAACCGGCGGACATTGCTCGCTGCGACGACGGCAGCGACGACGATGACGATGGCTGGCTGTCTCGACGACGGAGGAGGAACAGAGGATGAGACGGGGTCGAACGAAGAACTTACCACGCCTGTCGATAGGTCGCCCCCGTTTGACATCCGAACCGTCGACGCGCCAGGGAGCGAAGCGGGAACGGTACGGATTCCACAGCAGGGACGGGTCATGCTCATCAACTTTACCCGCATGTTCTGCCCGACCAGTCAGGGGTTTCTCGCCGACGTCGGCGACGCGGTCGTGCGCCTTCGACGGCGAGACATCGGCATTCTCTCCGTCATCGACCGGAGCGTCGGCCCACAGCCGTCGCCGGAAGAACTGGCCGACTGGTGGCGCGAACACGACGGCAACTGGACGATCGGGATGGACAAACACGGGTTACTCAACGACCACTACGAGATCAGCGGCTTTCCGGTCGCCATCGCGATCGACGGCACCGGCGAGACACACTGGCGCACCGACGGCCCGACGACGGCGAACAACATCGCTTCGGGCGTCGAGGCGGCTCTCGAGGCACAGTCGCGGGCCGAGTGA
- a CDS encoding class I SAM-dependent methyltransferase: MTDERERWNEKYSGVDFSLPADPIPELERRLSTLPDGRALDVATGTGRNALFLAAAGYDVDAIDISDVALETARRRADEHGVDVNWMRADLAAFDWSVGEYDVITVSFFAALEHLPAIKEALAPDGVLIYEHHLRSSDPLEIGPSNERHRYRSNDLLRACLDLTILSYEERRRPVAGGVAAVATLVARNSSGGTQSYPKLTARKRPPSQE; encoded by the coding sequence ATGACAGACGAGCGCGAGCGGTGGAACGAGAAGTACAGCGGTGTCGACTTCAGCCTCCCCGCCGATCCGATCCCGGAACTCGAGCGCCGACTCTCGACCCTGCCGGATGGCCGCGCGTTAGACGTCGCGACCGGCACCGGACGCAACGCGCTCTTTCTCGCCGCAGCAGGCTACGACGTCGACGCGATCGACATCTCCGACGTGGCCCTCGAGACGGCCCGCCGCCGCGCCGACGAGCACGGCGTCGACGTCAACTGGATGCGCGCAGATCTGGCCGCGTTCGACTGGTCCGTCGGCGAGTACGACGTGATTACCGTGAGCTTTTTCGCCGCCCTCGAGCACCTGCCCGCGATCAAGGAGGCGCTCGCGCCGGATGGTGTGCTCATCTACGAACACCACCTCCGCTCGAGCGATCCCCTCGAGATCGGTCCCTCGAACGAGCGCCATCGGTACCGATCGAACGACCTCCTGCGGGCGTGTCTCGACCTGACGATCCTCTCCTACGAGGAACGCCGTCGGCCGGTCGCGGGCGGCGTCGCCGCGGTGGCGACGCTCGTCGCGCGCAACTCGAGTGGCGGCACGCAGTCGTACCCAAAGCTGACGGCTCGGAAGCGACCGCCATCGCAGGAGTAG
- a CDS encoding TlpA family protein disulfide reductase — translation MNRRELIAGIGSVGVLGGAGTVLVRGLPSFDNGESETDDGEDDRNPLEVETIDAEGSEAGTFAVPTDGVTTIMFFTTGCGNCQAQMPRLADAREELVDKHGDRVQFLSATYQTPDTLPEADLREWWTTHSGNWNVGYDSGLAGSYGVVGFPVTIVVDTDGEKHWEETGVQSTDKIVGAVESVLETETFDDDSGEESTDESGDESTA, via the coding sequence ATGAATCGACGCGAACTCATCGCGGGGATCGGCAGCGTCGGCGTCCTCGGTGGTGCCGGCACTGTCCTCGTTCGCGGGCTCCCGTCGTTCGACAACGGGGAGTCGGAGACGGACGACGGCGAGGACGACCGCAACCCGCTCGAGGTCGAGACGATCGACGCCGAAGGCAGCGAGGCAGGCACGTTCGCCGTCCCGACTGACGGCGTCACGACCATCATGTTCTTTACCACCGGTTGTGGCAACTGTCAGGCCCAGATGCCACGGCTGGCAGACGCTCGCGAGGAACTCGTCGACAAACACGGCGACCGCGTGCAGTTTCTCTCCGCCACGTACCAGACACCCGACACACTTCCCGAGGCCGATCTGCGCGAGTGGTGGACTACCCACAGCGGGAACTGGAACGTCGGCTACGACTCGGGGCTCGCCGGGTCCTACGGCGTCGTCGGCTTTCCCGTCACGATCGTCGTCGACACGGACGGCGAGAAACACTGGGAGGAAACCGGCGTCCAGAGCACCGACAAGATCGTCGGCGCCGTCGAATCGGTCCTCGAGACCGAGACGTTCGACGACGACTCCGGCGAGGAATCAACCGACGAGAGCGGCGACGAGTCGACGGCGTAG
- a CDS encoding outer membrane protein assembly factor BamB family protein yields the protein MTQPDTHATDRQFDEQDGIEVTVGSTELEQFLTADDPEIRAYAASTLATEAARRPDDVRTAVGALTDRLEDESAVSAHAATALAAVATEHPDAVRASVPALIDCLEGPTAVRTAAADAIATVADDDPDVVRDSVETLSQYVTDENERVRIRTTAALESLAEANAGAVVTVVDAVADAATDETAAVREHATAILEAVATDRPADVLDRVSLLVDRLNDETAVAEHAIQALEELALEDPSVVEAAVDPIADRLADDCERIRTAAAVALAAVAAARPAAVHEAVEPLAARLDDAADVRRESVRALRAVADSEPTAVDPAVAPLIVRLDDPLEAVRTDAVGSLSALAAARPEAVVDAVPAVTRRLDESEQPFRRHGSSLVAAVANARPAAVDPVLTDLDSAFADDDERVRLEAVRAAAAVADASPESIRPVVSALADRLDDSHDPVRRHAAEALSAVALEAPVDDPDVAALVDRLADGDEWEQGYAARTLADVAESQVADAHPAVRAACGRLEADAATVRRAATRDLGTVASERPRDVRDAAGPLAARLDDEDATVRNNAAIALSRLAEAYPEAVRTGDVLVALLGALDDSDRTVRSTVRRTLAAIAPRTEQGCRPALSVALEATTHADEDVRVAGCEALAVLGLETGAETDTAVEAVCDLLSEPVPAVRVAALNALEATLGAETEPMPLAAAVDVLSDGGERGAAVASGLADIARSEPALVADAAPALADRLDSAAGGERRALLRVLTSVADEAGREPVTASLLERLEDAPQPIARDIARLAVIEPDDVAAERDRLVALLEDGAQGNEAVRGSITLALATLAATDRATGTLPSTLDAVDDRQREAAALAAGIDTPTHTDEINTQLSAMGRLLDDDPDPWTAGLAALALATLADASEALRSSGVSKLAYGIVGDSELGRLVAADALERLATVDPTGFEDATPALLDALEDPDADVRASAAGALATCAQRDAGPSVADIDRDHLAALRPCLADPDARVRARASRTLTALEEPDALDAIRPLTDDPVSVVSTAASTATSRLEYARTDASEAEVERTNWAMAHAGPTRAGAVSGSGTLTGRPTEQWRIAPQGDTALEAAPAVVDGVAYVGRDDGIAALALSDGSKRWRFETDGAIETTPAVVDGVVYVTSRDGDVSALKIDTGERLWQYRTDGRARTAPVVVDDTVYVGGDALHAIDAGTGQSAWTADLGGETTSPAVADGTVYVAADERLFALESADGSRRWTIDLEDAAGASPTVADGTVYVAVGETVLMRASADGSRQGRFETGGRIETPPAVDDGTVYVASSDESVYAIDTTTWSERWRVAFGTSTTGPVLVGNTLCLADDDGSVHALATGDGSRRWRYECDTTVTELAVANGHLYAVDDGITAIGDERTSWTDSLSGLFGGR from the coding sequence ATGACGCAACCGGACACCCACGCAACTGACCGCCAGTTCGACGAACAGGACGGGATCGAAGTCACCGTTGGCAGCACGGAACTCGAGCAGTTTCTGACGGCCGACGATCCCGAGATACGAGCGTACGCGGCCAGCACGCTCGCAACCGAGGCCGCGCGGCGGCCGGATGACGTTCGGACCGCCGTCGGCGCGCTGACTGATCGTCTCGAGGACGAATCGGCCGTCAGCGCTCACGCTGCAACTGCACTCGCAGCCGTCGCAACCGAACACCCCGACGCGGTTCGCGCGTCGGTCCCCGCTCTCATCGACTGTCTCGAGGGGCCGACAGCAGTGAGAACGGCAGCAGCCGACGCGATCGCGACCGTCGCGGACGACGACCCCGACGTCGTTCGCGATTCGGTCGAAACACTCAGCCAGTACGTGACCGACGAGAACGAACGCGTTCGAATCAGGACGACGGCCGCACTCGAGTCGCTCGCCGAGGCCAACGCCGGAGCGGTCGTCACCGTCGTCGACGCGGTTGCCGACGCCGCCACCGACGAGACGGCCGCCGTTCGTGAGCACGCAACCGCGATCCTCGAGGCGGTCGCGACGGATCGACCCGCCGACGTGCTCGATCGCGTGTCGCTACTCGTCGATCGGCTAAACGACGAGACGGCTGTCGCGGAACACGCGATACAGGCGCTCGAGGAACTCGCACTCGAAGACCCGTCGGTGGTCGAAGCCGCAGTCGATCCCATTGCCGATCGGCTCGCAGACGACTGTGAACGGATCCGAACGGCTGCTGCCGTCGCCCTCGCGGCCGTCGCGGCGGCGCGTCCAGCTGCCGTCCACGAGGCCGTCGAGCCACTCGCCGCGCGACTCGACGACGCCGCCGATGTGCGCCGCGAGAGCGTCCGCGCGCTTCGGGCCGTCGCTGACAGCGAGCCGACGGCCGTCGACCCGGCTGTCGCTCCGCTCATCGTCCGGCTCGACGATCCACTCGAGGCCGTTCGAACGGACGCCGTCGGTTCGCTGTCGGCGCTCGCAGCAGCACGTCCAGAGGCAGTTGTCGACGCCGTGCCGGCAGTAACCCGTCGGCTGGACGAGAGCGAGCAGCCGTTCCGACGCCACGGCAGTTCGCTCGTCGCGGCCGTCGCAAACGCACGACCGGCCGCCGTCGATCCCGTCCTCACCGACCTCGACAGTGCGTTCGCCGACGACGACGAGCGCGTCCGCCTCGAGGCCGTCCGGGCTGCCGCAGCCGTTGCGGACGCCTCGCCAGAGTCGATACGACCCGTCGTGTCCGCGCTCGCCGATCGCCTCGACGATTCCCACGATCCGGTCCGTCGCCACGCGGCTGAGGCGCTGTCCGCCGTCGCGCTCGAGGCCCCGGTTGACGACCCGGACGTCGCCGCACTCGTCGATCGACTGGCCGACGGCGACGAGTGGGAGCAGGGGTACGCCGCTCGCACGCTCGCCGACGTCGCCGAGTCGCAGGTCGCCGACGCCCATCCGGCGGTTCGAGCGGCGTGTGGCCGCCTCGAGGCCGACGCGGCCACCGTTCGACGGGCGGCGACGCGTGATCTCGGGACCGTGGCGAGCGAGCGACCGCGAGACGTTCGCGATGCGGCTGGTCCGCTCGCAGCACGACTGGACGACGAGGACGCGACCGTCCGGAACAACGCGGCGATCGCCCTCTCGCGACTCGCCGAGGCGTACCCGGAAGCCGTCCGCACCGGTGACGTGCTGGTGGCGCTGCTGGGTGCGCTTGACGATTCCGACCGAACCGTCCGGTCGACCGTCCGTCGAACGCTTGCCGCGATCGCTCCACGGACGGAACAGGGCTGCCGTCCCGCGCTGTCGGTCGCACTCGAGGCGACGACACACGCCGACGAAGACGTCCGCGTCGCCGGTTGTGAAGCCCTCGCCGTGCTCGGTCTCGAGACGGGAGCGGAAACGGACACCGCCGTCGAAGCCGTTTGCGACCTTCTGTCAGAGCCAGTGCCGGCCGTCCGGGTCGCCGCACTAAACGCGCTCGAGGCGACCCTCGGCGCCGAGACGGAGCCGATGCCACTCGCGGCTGCGGTCGACGTTCTGTCGGACGGTGGCGAACGCGGAGCCGCCGTCGCCTCGGGACTCGCGGATATCGCCCGCAGCGAGCCCGCGCTCGTCGCGGACGCCGCACCCGCGCTGGCCGACCGACTCGACTCGGCGGCCGGCGGTGAACGACGAGCGCTCCTGCGCGTGCTGACGTCGGTCGCCGACGAAGCCGGCCGAGAGCCAGTGACGGCGTCCCTGCTCGAGCGACTCGAGGACGCCCCACAACCGATCGCCCGCGATATTGCACGGCTTGCAGTCATCGAACCCGACGACGTCGCGGCCGAACGGGATCGATTGGTCGCGCTGCTCGAGGACGGCGCGCAGGGCAACGAGGCGGTTCGCGGTTCCATCACGCTCGCACTCGCGACCCTCGCGGCGACCGATCGCGCTACCGGGACGCTGCCATCGACACTCGACGCAGTCGACGACCGGCAACGCGAGGCCGCCGCGCTCGCGGCCGGGATCGACACGCCGACGCACACCGACGAGATCAACACGCAGCTGTCGGCAATGGGTCGGCTGCTGGACGACGATCCAGATCCCTGGACGGCGGGACTCGCTGCGTTGGCACTTGCCACGCTAGCCGATGCATCCGAGGCGCTCCGATCGTCGGGGGTCTCGAAACTCGCCTACGGGATCGTCGGCGACAGCGAACTCGGCCGGCTCGTCGCGGCCGACGCCCTCGAGCGGCTGGCGACGGTCGATCCGACCGGGTTCGAGGATGCGACGCCGGCGCTGCTCGACGCGCTCGAAGACCCCGACGCCGACGTCCGAGCGAGCGCCGCGGGTGCGCTGGCGACGTGTGCCCAACGAGACGCCGGGCCGTCCGTCGCTGACATCGATCGCGACCACCTCGCGGCACTTCGGCCGTGTCTCGCCGATCCCGACGCCCGTGTTCGCGCTCGAGCGAGTCGAACGCTCACCGCCCTCGAGGAGCCGGACGCACTGGACGCGATCCGGCCACTGACCGACGACCCCGTGTCGGTCGTTTCGACAGCGGCGTCGACCGCAACGAGTCGGCTCGAGTACGCCCGAACCGACGCCAGCGAGGCGGAGGTCGAGCGGACCAACTGGGCGATGGCGCACGCTGGACCGACACGTGCCGGCGCCGTTTCCGGCAGCGGCACACTCACTGGCCGACCGACCGAGCAGTGGCGGATCGCTCCGCAGGGCGACACTGCGCTCGAGGCTGCGCCGGCGGTCGTCGACGGGGTGGCCTACGTCGGGCGCGACGACGGCATCGCTGCGCTGGCGCTTTCGGACGGCAGCAAACGCTGGCGCTTCGAAACTGACGGGGCGATCGAGACGACGCCGGCGGTCGTCGACGGGGTCGTCTACGTCACCAGTCGCGACGGCGACGTCTCCGCACTTAAGATCGACACCGGCGAGCGCCTCTGGCAGTACCGAACGGACGGTCGCGCTCGCACGGCACCGGTTGTCGTCGACGACACGGTGTACGTCGGCGGCGACGCCCTCCACGCGATCGACGCCGGAACGGGCCAGTCGGCGTGGACGGCAGACCTCGGCGGCGAGACGACGAGCCCAGCGGTCGCCGACGGGACGGTGTACGTCGCTGCCGACGAGCGACTGTTCGCCCTCGAATCGGCAGACGGCAGTCGACGCTGGACGATCGATCTCGAGGACGCGGCCGGCGCATCACCGACGGTCGCCGATGGGACGGTGTACGTCGCCGTCGGCGAAACGGTGCTGATGCGTGCGAGTGCGGACGGCTCACGACAGGGCCGGTTCGAGACTGGCGGGCGGATCGAGACGCCACCGGCGGTCGACGACGGGACGGTCTACGTGGCCAGTTCGGACGAAAGCGTGTACGCCATCGACACCACGACGTGGAGCGAGCGCTGGCGGGTCGCCTTCGGCACGTCGACCACGGGTCCCGTGCTCGTCGGGAACACACTCTGTCTGGCGGACGACGACGGGTCTGTCCACGCACTCGCGACGGGGGATGGGTCGCGACGGTGGCGATACGAGTGTGATACGACCGTCACCGAACTCGCCGTCGCAAACGGCCACCTCTATGCCGTCGATGACGGGATCACGGCGATCGGTGACGAGCGCACATCGTGGACGGACTCACTTTCGGGCCTGTTCGGCGGGCGATAA
- a CDS encoding DNA topoisomerase I, whose amino-acid sequence MELIITEKDNAARRIADILSGGTYDSSRENGVNVYEWGGKRCVGLSGHVVGVDFPSEYSDWRDVEPAELIDADVEKTATKENIVATLRILARKATQVTIATDYDREGELIGKEAYEIVRDVNADVPIQRVRFSSITENEVKSAFDEPDELDFDLAAAGEARQIIDLIWGASLTRFLSLSAGQLGDDFISVGRVQSPTLKLIVDREREIEAFDPEPYWELFADLEKREGDTDAFEAQYFYRDEDDNEAERVWEEAVADEVYETLSSRDSATVVDVNRRTRTDTPPTPFNTTQFIRAASAIGYTAKRAMSIAEDLYTAGYITYPRTDNTVYPDDLDPEDLLDDFVGHSTLGESAESLLEADEIVPTEGDEETTDHPPIHPTGEIPTRGDVSDDEWEIFELVVRRFFATVADAAVWEHLKVVAEVADYRLKANGKRLVEPGYHDVYPYFSTTENFVPDVDEGEELSLSDVELEEKETQPPRRYGQSRLIETMEDLGVGTKSTRHDILEKLYDRGYVESDPPRPTRLAMAVVEAAEEYADRVVSEGMTAQLEADMDAIAHGEATLDDVTDESREMLEEIFANLADSREEIGDHLRKSLKDDKRLGPCPECGEDLLVRRSRHGSYFIGCDGYPDCEYTLPLPSTGKPLIMESECEEHGLNEIKMLAGRQTFVHGCPLCKAEDAGEGPILGDCPECGDEHGGELAIKTLQSGSRLVGCTRYPDCEYSLPLPRRGDIEVTDEYCDDHDLPELVIHSGDEPWELGCPVCNYQEFQARESESGSELEALEGIGAKTVEKLAAVGIESVDDLTDADPDAVADDVEGISADRVRTWQAKA is encoded by the coding sequence GTGAGAACGGCGTCAACGTCTACGAGTGGGGTGGCAAGCGCTGCGTGGGGCTGTCGGGCCACGTCGTCGGCGTCGACTTTCCCTCGGAGTACTCGGACTGGCGAGACGTCGAACCGGCCGAACTCATCGACGCGGACGTCGAGAAGACGGCGACGAAAGAGAACATCGTCGCAACCTTGCGAATTCTCGCGCGAAAGGCCACACAGGTCACGATCGCGACGGACTACGACCGCGAGGGTGAACTCATCGGCAAGGAGGCCTACGAGATCGTCCGCGATGTCAACGCGGACGTCCCGATCCAGCGCGTTCGGTTCTCCTCGATCACGGAAAACGAGGTCAAAAGCGCCTTCGACGAACCCGACGAACTCGACTTCGACCTCGCGGCCGCGGGCGAGGCGCGCCAGATCATCGACCTCATCTGGGGCGCGTCGCTCACTCGATTCCTCTCGCTATCTGCCGGCCAGCTCGGCGACGACTTCATCTCCGTCGGTCGCGTCCAGTCGCCGACGCTCAAGCTGATCGTCGACCGCGAACGCGAGATCGAAGCGTTCGATCCCGAACCCTACTGGGAGCTGTTCGCCGACCTCGAGAAACGCGAGGGAGACACCGACGCCTTCGAAGCTCAGTACTTCTACCGCGACGAGGACGACAACGAAGCAGAACGCGTCTGGGAGGAAGCCGTCGCCGACGAGGTCTACGAGACGCTCTCGAGTCGCGACAGCGCGACGGTCGTCGACGTCAACCGCCGAACTCGAACCGACACGCCGCCGACGCCGTTTAATACGACCCAGTTCATCCGCGCAGCGAGTGCCATCGGCTACACGGCAAAACGGGCGATGTCGATCGCCGAGGATCTCTACACCGCCGGCTACATCACGTATCCGCGGACGGACAACACCGTCTACCCGGACGATCTCGACCCCGAGGATCTGCTCGACGACTTCGTCGGCCACTCGACGCTGGGCGAGTCCGCCGAGTCGCTGCTCGAGGCCGACGAGATCGTCCCCACCGAAGGCGACGAGGAGACGACTGACCACCCGCCGATCCATCCGACCGGCGAGATTCCGACCCGGGGAGACGTCTCAGACGACGAGTGGGAGATCTTCGAACTCGTCGTCCGGCGCTTTTTCGCGACGGTCGCCGACGCGGCCGTCTGGGAACACCTCAAAGTCGTCGCCGAGGTCGCCGACTACCGGCTCAAGGCAAACGGCAAACGGCTCGTCGAGCCGGGGTATCACGACGTTTACCCCTACTTCAGCACGACGGAGAACTTCGTTCCCGACGTCGACGAGGGCGAGGAACTGTCACTGTCGGACGTCGAACTCGAGGAGAAGGAGACTCAGCCGCCCCGAAGATATGGCCAGTCGCGGCTCATCGAGACGATGGAGGATCTGGGGGTTGGGACGAAGTCGACCCGCCACGACATCTTAGAGAAGCTGTACGATCGCGGCTACGTCGAGAGCGATCCGCCGCGGCCGACCCGACTCGCGATGGCTGTCGTCGAGGCCGCCGAAGAGTACGCCGACCGAGTCGTCAGCGAGGGGATGACCGCCCAGCTCGAGGCGGACATGGACGCCATCGCACACGGCGAGGCGACGCTGGACGACGTCACCGACGAGTCCCGCGAGATGTTAGAAGAGATCTTCGCGAACCTCGCGGACTCCCGGGAGGAGATCGGCGACCACCTCCGCAAGTCGCTCAAAGACGACAAGCGACTGGGGCCGTGTCCCGAGTGTGGCGAGGACCTGCTGGTCCGGCGCAGTCGCCACGGCTCGTACTTCATCGGCTGTGACGGCTACCCGGACTGTGAGTATACGCTGCCGCTGCCGTCGACGGGCAAGCCACTGATCATGGAGTCGGAGTGTGAGGAACACGGCTTAAACGAGATCAAGATGCTCGCCGGTCGGCAGACGTTCGTCCACGGCTGTCCACTCTGTAAGGCCGAGGATGCCGGCGAAGGGCCGATTCTGGGTGACTGTCCCGAGTGCGGAGACGAACACGGTGGCGAACTCGCCATCAAGACCCTCCAGAGTGGGTCGCGACTCGTCGGCTGTACACGCTACCCGGACTGTGAGTACTCGCTGCCGCTGCCACGGCGCGGCGACATCGAGGTCACCGACGAGTACTGTGACGACCACGACCTGCCCGAACTCGTCATCCATAGCGGCGACGAACCGTGGGAACTGGGCTGTCCGGTCTGTAACTATCAGGAGTTCCAGGCCCGCGAGTCCGAGAGCGGTTCCGAACTCGAGGCACTCGAGGGGATCGGGGCCAAAACGGTCGAGAAACTCGCCGCAGTCGGCATCGAGAGTGTCGACGACCTGACCGATGCCGACCCCGATGCCGTCGCCGACGACGTCGAGGGCATCAGCGCCGACCGGGTTCGAACCTGGCAGGCGAAGGCCTGA